The window CAAGTGATACGATtataaaattaagaaattttcttcattttttttggtaCTCATGAACTTAGGCACTTCAGTAGGTATTGTTTCCtaagttttatatttttaatattgcACTTTATTAGGGATTTTTTCAATTTATACACTATCAATGTTGGAATTTATCCTCTGTACGCTAAATTTGGAGTATATGAATAATAGTTTTTACATTTTATATTGCACTTAGAATAAACTCTTTATTACTATTGTACATGCAACTAGATGCTTTTCATCTAACACATGTACATTAAAAAGTGattataaaagaaaatatatatacatatagatATGAATTAAAATCAATAAATGTGCATTTAGATGGTTGTTCTTGGAGCGTTTTAGCAAAAATTTTatagcaaatatttgtttaaaaACTATATGCCTATTTATATAGAAATACTAAAATTGtatcattttacaaaatttatactctaaagtttaatttttttcaaggACAGCAATTTTAGCTTTTTCCATACTTTTTAATATACTTTAAGTGTTTAACATAAGATATATAAATACGACATTGCGATATAAGTCAAATGCTAGGATGGCACTATATTGATTTTTTAGCCTTTTCACATAATCATTTTAAATAAAGTATTCATTATTGGCTAATGGGGGCCAAAGAAATTGGTGGTCTTGGACTTTAATCCCTCTTGCCCTTCCCCACTTGCTTAAATCCTATCACTTCTCTATtagaaaaaaagttttttaaaaaataattttttattattactaaAATTCCCAATATAAATCCATGCATAGCATAGGTCAAAATGCTAGTTAGTTAAGTACCTTCGATATACTATTTCTTAAGAAAGGTAATTCCCTTATTCCACTTCATTTACGATAATATTACATGCCACCTCGTGCCTTAACTATATCAATCAAAATACAATTAatgtttcaaattttcaaaagcaaAAGTAGAAACAAAAGTAGAAGTTGGGGacaaagtaaaaagaaaaaaaaaaggttaagcTTAGTACTGAGAAAAGAAATTCTCACAAGGACTCCCCTAAGTAGAAGGGGGGACAAAGTCTGAGTACTGAACAAAGTCTTAGTACTATTTCAAAAGTGAAGTAGAAGTGGGGATAAAGTCTTAGTactgagaaaaagaaaaaggtaaagCTTACACTATAAAAAGAAATTCTCACAGGGATTCCCCTAAGTAGATGATAAACTTTACTCATTATTCCCCAAAAATGGaagtttttaaaataacttttgaAAGTGTGGTTGTTCTTTTGAACCTTTTCCTAAAGAGTGAAAAACGCACTCAGGAGTtgcgttcattttttttttttttttggccgaaATTAAACCGCATTTCCATCATCCAttctttaatccatgaaatgcGTTCTTCAATACTTTTAGGTTAAAAACTACATCTATTGTCGTGCAACGTATCTGGTGTGAGGTCGAAATTGAATTAAGCTTTGTATCATTTTTCTTTGGCATAGCAAAATTTCATTGATCAGCAGGAAAGTGCTAAAGCAGTATCCACAACCATTAGGAGCACAATATCCCAGCAACTAAACAActatattttcttaaaagaaTCTAAGAGTGTGTGTAAGATTTTATTGCAGTACGACTTTATTCCATCGTTTGAGATTTCTATAATAATGAGAATTATTTAATTTCTTCTCTCTCACATAAATATTTTGAGTGATTATTTTATTTCTGCAGTTCTGTAACCCTACACAcattaattattattaaaaCTCTAAATTCGAGTCATGCAAAATCATGTACTACAAACTGGAAATAACCTGACAGATCCAACTACACCTGCCCATTCCCTCAAAACATGCTTTCCTAACGGGTCAACAAATGATGCCTTTACATGGATCACATTAATTTGATCAGGGAACTTAACTACATTGACTTAATATCCTTAATTCATCCCAAAACCAGCCGCGAAGGAAGTCAGGGTATCGCCACCCCAACCTTTTAGGATTAATCACGTTGCTCAGAACTTGTTTTGATCAGAGTGGAGAGTGACCCTCTTGGCATGCCAGGGCAGCTGCTCAATTGGTAACCTGTGCCACTTTAGGCAGAACGCTTCTGCATTAATGTGAATAGAAGAGGCTGAAAATATTAAGATCTTGAACGTAGTTGGTATACTTAGCGACAAGGTTAGGAATCTCGCCAGTAGAAGTTCAGGATGCAGAATTTTCATGGTTGTAGAGAATCTCAAACTTGATTGACATGGGCACCGGCACCACGGATTTCATCTCCTTCCATCTGGTCACGCCTATACCGATTTGGAGCTTGCCCAAGGAATTCAGGAAATTTGCACCTCATTATGAACATGGTCAAACCGAATCCGATCATGACTGGGTAGAAAGCATGCATTTGTAAAGAACGTGAGTGCGGTGCTATGATGGTTATCGAAAGTGTATAGCTCATCAATAGAGCTAACAGAGGGATAAACAGCAACAAATTGTAACGGCTTGTGGGGAGCAGACTGAAGATAATGCCAAGGGAGGCTGCGAAAGCTACCGTGTTCAAGGTAATAAAAACATAGAAGTAAGCCTCTCCCATTTGCACCTTTCCTGTGCTCTCTGTAATTTTAGTTTTTCTGGCAAAATCTGAAATAGGAGAAATGTCGCTAGAATTGCTGAAAAATAAAGTGGTATCACCTCCTGATGAAATTCCTCCAGGAGGGCTTAGTACGGCTTGATAGGTAGCTGTTGCAATTAGAACAGCTACCACTAGGAGGGCATTTCGCATCTCACTGGACAAACCATCCAAGCCAACATCACATTCCATTTGCCTGAAAGCTTTTCTGGTTAATGATTCTTTTGAACTCAAAACATCACCTAAAGTGTCAACTGGGGGCAGAGCTGAAGATGTTTTAGCACCTGCACCACGTAAAGCTTTGGCAATTTTCTCATCTCCTGCGGTTGCAAGTCCCGTAAAAGTATCGAGGCATGTTAAACCTTCTaaattcttttcatttattttgacTTTGTTGATCAGCAACCTTACAACCTGAAGAAATATCAAGATTTTAATAAGACTATCAGTGGATTACTAGAGTAaaagtttattatttttatagaaattgcatttagattttttttttttttttatattcttctTATAATCCTTATGCGAAGACAGTGAATCATAACTCAATTGGCAAACCGCTTCACTAAGCGGTTGCGGGTTCAAGTGATTGAAGGACTAAAGTAAGGAACTATTGTGAATCCTCTTAGTAATTCAACTCACAAATATTATGAGAGTCGTGAGCCTAACTTTTGACTTCACCCAAACTCATAATTAATACTCATAATTAATACTTAATTATGTATTTAatgtaatatattattataaagttatatataaattataaactcCATGCATTATAatttactccctccgtcccactttgatagtcatgtttcttttttcaaacagtttaagaaaaaatagttaactttgttggaaaagtaaatttagattgctatttttctaaaatagcctcacattaaatatggtataactttatgggaacttgaatttatggtaaaaaaagaatcaactttcattaaatggggtaggtttatagtaacaactacttacattgaataagggtattttagaaaaattaaaatataactacattcttcaattgaaaagtggactacaatttgggacagatgcaAAAGGAAtacagaactatcaaagtgggatggCGTGGGTATAATTGTACATTTGACAAGCCGCTAAAGAGAACTTTGGTGGGCTATTTAGCCGCATTTCAGAGCGGGCCAAGATTGGTTGTCGACCCCTCAGCTTTTTGTCGCACCAAAAACAAGGGGACAATGCTAATGCGGTTGTGGTTCCATGTGTTTTGTTCCCATTTTTTACTGGTTACACTATTTTGTCTGCGGTCATATTTTATTATCGCTAGTGTTAAAGGTACGAGTGATTTGTATACAATTCAGAAATACTCTATTTTTtgtaaattaattttatataaaatttcatcACTAAAGCAAAATATggtatttttacattttttttccaatcagATGATTGtctttttggtagatataatgcTTAAAGTTAGATGTTTAGTCAAGATGTGTAGATAATTATGGTTGTGATATTTTGTCAAGATATGTGTAGATAATTGTGGCTAAGAATAATTCCAGATAGTTATCTTAGCACTTTATGTTTTGATAGCAAAGTAATAAGTGATTTTCGTAAGGTTAAAATTGAAAATATATAAAGTGATAAAAAGTGTTCACCCCAAACCCCAACCTCTCCCTTTTTATATACTATACATATTTGTAAGAAAGGTTATATAcgtaaataaaataatacaacATTGTAATGTGATAGTAAAATATGGGATGCGTATAATACAAAATATTATACATATGCATATTATAcgaatttttttcaaaagtatGATGGAAAGTTTGGCATAAAAATATATGTTCAGCAAAATTATACATATAAATTCGTACATGAATAGTACGAATATATTTGAAAGTTACAAAACTAAAAATACGGATAAGTACACTATAGATATCAAAGACCATGCTATATTTAttctaattttaaatttattttcatgtatgagaaattaatttttttaaaattttatcactTTACTATTAAAATATGTATACATCTACCAGTTTTATGATATATATCGCTCTTATTTTCTATATAACTCAAAAAGTATGTTATTATctttattcaaattttaaaattttttgaaaaagtgaAGTAAAATTTATACAATTTTATACTTCAAAAATTGAAGTATGTTATTATCTACCAGTTTTATACAATCAATTGAAAAGTATGAGTATTTTTCAGAGTATTTTTGAAATGCACAAAATGCGAAAGTTTTTTCAGATGATACAAGCATTGTACATGTATAATATGAGTATGTGATCGtacaccaaaaattttaaatgcgTACGATAATTGGACCGGACCAAACACAACACAAGCACACTATTTCCTCATCGGAAAAAAGATGGAGTTTTGATCTGGAATTCAAATAAAAAGTTAACATAGGAATAGGATTTACATCACTTAACCCTTTCAATATTTAGCGTCATAATCACTTTAGTTCCAagtgttaatttttttgttaCTCAGCCGGTCAGCCCCCTCtgcttaaaaaataataataataacaacaactTTCTTATACCTTTTTTAAACTTTAGCACTTTTAGTACTTCagtttctccatttcttcttttttttttttgcctaaaCTGACGTTaataaatttcacaccaaaatttcaCTCATGATGAGTGGAAGACAAAATTAACAATAGTTGACTAGGAAATTAACAATATATTGAAAATCAAGCCATGAATTTAGGTTATACAATGTACGAAACCCATGAAATTCTCTAAGCTcttgaataaaaatatatttccaTAATATTATTTCAATACAAAGGACATGATTAAACACCACAATCATATAAAATCTAGCCAATAGCAAAGAATTTGAGTACTCGCTAGCTCAGAGTCAAATTTCATAACTTTGAAGGTTTACAGACCAAATAATTTCTCTTGATGTAAGGATTTCAATGGTGTATTGATCTTGGCCATAAATTATCCCgataaaatattcttttttccccaatttttttctcaaattgtaatttaacaaaaaataatgTTAGCGATTAAATTGCTAGAGGTGCTAAAGGTTAACTGCTAAGGTAATTGAAGGAGTAAAGTGTTAAAAAGTGAAAACGataaccaaagaaaaaaaaattccaaaaaggTGCCTAAGTCTCACGCAGCAAACACACATGaaaaatctttgaaaataaaaaagggaaaaacactTGCCTCCAGTTGGTTTGTAGAGGCCGCAACATGCAAGACTGTATCTCCATTATCGTCTTTCCTGTTCAAAATCTGTTCATTGTTTGTCCTCTGAAGCCAACCTAACAGCACCTTTAAAGCTCCGAGTTTTGTTTTTCTCACAGCAATATGAACAGCCGTTTCTCCTCGAATTGTCAAATCTTGAATGGATTTTGGGCATGCCACTAGGAAATCAGCCAAAAGATCAGCAGTACCCACTTCAGCTACGTGGTGCAAAGGCGTATACCTCTCTCTTCCTTTGCCACGAATGAGCTCAGGATCTTGCTGTATGAGCCGTTTAACTGTTTGGAATCTTCGGTTCTGTAGCGCCAAGTCCAGTGGAGTATAGCCATCGGGGTTGAGCTTGATGCCGAGTGAGGGCTTTAAGCTTAGGACTTCAAGGGCGAAGTGTGTAGAGCCGGCAGCTGCTGCTGTGTGCAAAGGTGTATCCAGGAATGATGGCTTATCAAATTTATCCAGGAGGGTTGGATCCAGCCGAAGTAATTCATACAAGATGTTTATGTCTCCCGATTGTGCAGCCTCGGTCAATTTCCTCTCCATAACTTGCTACAAAGACTTGATTTAGCAACCGCTTTCCTCGTACAACATTGCAATGAATATGTGTATATTGCTTTACTAATACTTGGCACTAAGAGCTTGATCAGATGTTTCAACGAAATTGTAGCATTGACCAAAAGGAATAGATCGAAATTCACCTACCGACCGAAACGTCCACTTTTTGTCCATGAACTGAGTTAGGGACACATTTTATTCCCAAACTTTTTGATGCACCATATTTAGTACATGAATTCATTATTTTTTGTCACATTTAATCTAAAAATGATAAATTGCttaatttggatgaaaaaagtCACATGCTTTACACATGACcgttaagttaaaaaaaaaatttcagtcaAAATTAACGGCCACATCAGCTTTCTCCctccaaatttaaatttttgaattaaatatagctcaaaataattaatttatatACTAAATGCGATGTGTCTAAAAGTTTGGAGATGAAATGTATTCCTAACTCAAagtttgaggatgaaaagtgaattttttccAACCTACCCATGTCGTTTTCTTTTGGGCAAACTACACATAATCTCTCTATGGTTTTTTGTATTATCACATATTCTCCTTAAAGTTTAAAAATGTCTATATGAGCATCCTTATGACCACCCCTACACAATCTCTAGAAAATAGACAGAAAGTACCAATGTTTACAGTGAACGAAGCAGAAGCATTCGAGAATATGTATGATGGAATTATAATATCTATTTAGTTACCCTATTATGCACTTTACTCTttgtaatttttatatttatttatataattatcTTATACTTTTATGTAAGGTGGTCAAGCAGTTGTTTAATTTAGTGTTTAAATAAGGACAATATTAATATTTTGGCTAATGGCATTATGGAGAtcatttttcatcaaattttcactttgtgTGAGATCTCAATAGCTTGATATGAATATTTTAACATGTTAGAAGGTCATGTAACAATCTATGAATCTatttacctttttcttttaaatatatAAGTAAAAGATCATTGGTAGTAATTTCTTGGCATTTTACACATCAAATGTCGCTGTACTTGCTTCTTAGCAACTCGCAGGGGCATGCCCCGAATTTTCTCGTCTGGAGCCAAAAGTTCTTGGATTTGCATTACTAGCGGTCTCAACTTTCATATTCCaactatttgttttatttttcttttcctagttgGCCAAGACCTCTTCAGTCTCTACCCTATATTTACTAAAATTTGGAAACTATTGTGTACTTATGTTACGTGCTATTGCTAGTAAAAGTGCATTTAAATTCACATTATAGTATTTTTCATTGGATTTTTTTACTAACATTTAATTTTTAGAAagtgatagggtgttaattgttggtttattttattattaatctccctttttatccttgccaaatattgcttaATTGTtaatatttactcatatttggtatctggacttaatttcaggaatgaagTAGAAAACTATCaaaaggagggactttatgGAAAATATGGAGACTTTCAAGGGTTTCAATtcttgggcccttgaattggtggggaccacaagctagtgaaaGGCATTTAGTCATTTGGGCTCTCCAAAAGAAGTtacgtagagagacttggagAAAGAAGTACTttggaggctttgtccacatgtgtggggaccacctagataacttttagtcatctttcttttgttgctttaaaaGGGGACAACGTACAGAAGCAAAAGACATCTAGggctttagttttagtttttagtttagttctagttttctttcttgagactggcctctgacacacgccaggtgttcgacaatattccccaacggggagattttctcatgaggcgtggttaagcttttctagtcaaggggacaactgacgatttggttcgacaactactgtgagatcgaatctgttttaattattttcttcatttattggtatttgtatgttccttgattttaattgctatggccttgtgtatgattgattagtgcgcaataattaattattcatataggctatttttgctaaataggggtaattgaatccgtaattgttcgttatctctacctcagtagcgactggcgtaattgggtttatgtcaggggagcatatgatctaatttaaacaaaccctcgtagcgtgtttgttggttaggattgggtctttctaattattaatgcaatctagaaattaaatcctacggtcgtacctagggttatttttttgggttagagaaatagctaacggtcgtaccttagctatcgataaattaaggaagggttggttgtttatcgcatACATGACAACTGTAACTAATCTATtactaaatgttggaattatttttgcatcgatgatcagtgcatgaaccatttctgatgtgtacccttggctagagtttccccaatcatttcttttaattaattattttctgcagttaatttatttagttagcatttaatccaaaaccccccatactttgaactctagaagaaacgaattatccccagtccttgtggattcgaccctactcaccgctatatacaaaatctgtatttttctcgagtaggtatttattattgtacaggttcggcacctgtcaatttttggcgccgctgccggggactggtgccagattaaattgtttctttttgagtttatcttgttttcattttttttaatttatttttctcttattttttttattttttttatggctgctaacattccatattttgatgatagactggactttgttcctgaatggggttatgagactcatgtttttcctaatgatcaatgggctgttgcaaattgtggaacttattttgactCAGGTTATTCAACTGACACATGCCCCGTATTTCAAGATAATTTAAGTACTCCacttgatacttttggagattttccaccccaatatcaaacgcaatatgacccttattcaaacgggtatgatcaagaatGGTGGGATAATTCCAATTTTGATTATGCGACGgggccaatggattttcaacagcaagagtctcagcAATCATCCTccgtgtcaggtatgtctcttgaagaaatgataGGTTTACTAATTGCTAATTCAAatcgatttcatcaggagacacaagcgagccTAAATCGATATCATCAGAAGTCACAAGCGAGCTGTCGCGACCTGGCGGATCAACTGCGTCAATTGACAGTCAGGATGGAGCGATTAGAGGCTCaccttgaagaattgccctcacaaaccaatatcaatcttgaggaagatgagagtgcaattgtccggccaaatgacatggaactgcaagagtttcaagaaaacggatttaaagatgcagttgaaaaggaagctgaagtgcaagaaatgagactCCAAGATCAACtcgttcaagtgaatgaatccagtgaacaatctccaaatgcagtgacatcttctccactccttaatcaatattttcctggcTCCTATTCTTCAACTCCTGCtactgaaattgattttattataccagaaaatttaaaatttcatgacaggaataagttaagagtggcaatggaaaaatatcttgaaccgaAGAATGCATGTGATGGAGGAGTGAATGGAGAATGCAAATTATCGTTGACTTGTTTAGCAccatttactagtccatggaagcccgtagctcgtgtgctcaaagattactccatctatgagggttaccaggatcatattgaagatgaagcattgaagcgagccacaagattttatcctccatgaacaaGACAtaacaatgtctagccaaagacattaaagaaaggcgctttttgggaggcaacccaaatattgattttattatttttagttgTTCAATTCTTTCGTTCTGTTGTTTCTCATTTGGATAGTAGTTGGTCTTGATATTTTTCTCCACTGTGATCAGGAAGTgaaatcttggcgtgcccacgcggtgtttaGGTCTCCTGAGATCAGAGGACGAACaccaatcttggcgtgcccacgcggtgtttggGTCTCCTGAGGTCAGTGAATGTTTTGTAATCTTGGCatgcccacgcggtgtttgacgacccaaaacatgaaaaaaaaaaaagtttcaaaatttcacattgagaaaattcaaaaattcaaaaggcatttttctttttcttcaaaaattcaaattttggaatttcaaattcaggaaaaaatttgaaaaaaaaaaacattgagaaaaaaaaaacccaaaaagaaaaaattaagattcaaaaaaaaaaaaaactatttttttttctctctttttctttttctcttttctttttcttttttcttttcttcttttttctttcttttttccttcaccACCGCAGCAGCTACCCCACGCGACTCTCCTCCGCCTACCCCAGCGCGCAGCCCAGGCCACGCGCTCCCTCCTCCCTGCAGCCCGTCGACGAAGCCCACCAGCCACCACCAGCAGGCCGCGGCTCCTTCCCCCTTGCGCGGCCACAGCTCGCGAACCACCTCTCCCACAGCGCGCGGCCTTCTCCCTTATCTCTTGGCCGCGCGTCATTGGCTCGCCCAAGGGCAGCAGCCGCCGCCGCCGTTCCTCACAGTCAAGCAATCGCAGGCCAAAGCCCACAACCCCAGCCGGCGCCGCCCGCAGCTCCTCGTGCGCGACAGCCGTGCGACGCCGCGCCTCCCTCAGCAACAGCTCCAAGCTCCAGCTCACTCGCAGACAACCGCGCGATTCTCAGCCATTCACTTCGCGCGACCCCGAGCGCACAATTCCGCGTGCCGCCATCGAAGACCGCCGCGCCTCTCCCTCAGCCCGCCATTGCGCCCCACCACTGTCCCGCTGTCTACGGTTGGGCACAAGGGAGGTacttttaaaagaaatttttaatttaaatacGAGAATGTCAATTTCTAAATTCTGGGGTTGTTTAGTGATTGTTTggatttcttggtggatttggTTGGCCGTCTGATTAAATTCTTCCTTGTGTGAtaaccagtggtactggttggggTCTTTCGACCATAGTTGTTGCTTATATTTGGTCAGATGCCTGCTTGTTTGAAAGTTCACGTTCTTGTGATTGAGTTGTTGCTCAAATTCTGATCTGCTGTTGCTAGAACTTTTGGTTGGTTGAGTTGTGCAATTGACTGTCCAATTGGAGACAGTTATTGAGATCTTAGGTGGGATGGTGTCCAATTGCTAAAATTTGTTGCTTTGTTTCGTCACTCGCACTGCTCCTAGTTTGTTAGAGTGAAATTGGTTGGATGTCCTTTGCCCGTGGAGTGTAACTGTTACATTGTTTGGGGCAGTTTTTTGGTATTGATTGAATTGTTGGGCGTAAATTGCTCAGGACTTTACATTGCTAATTTGGTGGGCCATTTATTGTGCATTACCCTTTTGAATTGGGAGATACCTGTGCTTATTGGGTTTTGACTACTTGAGATTTCTGTTGCATCTAGGGGATAAAATTTGATGACTTTTGTGCCAGTTTATTTGTTTGGAAATTGTTGGGGGTAATTTGGGAGTTACTTGTCAATTGGGTCCCGTGTTACCCTCTGCCATTCAGTGGTACTGATTGGTGTGTTTGGCTTTATCACATGTCTTGGGTTGGCCATTTGATTTCAATTTTCCTTGTGcatgcaccagtggtactggtgagGGTAGTTTACATAATATTTGTTACTCCTGTGTTATTGGTTGCCTAATCGACTACTGGgcatttgtggttgaattgttTCTGTCCAACTTCTGAACTGTTGTTGCTGGAGTGCCATTTTCTTAGGTCAATTGCTGATTTTAGCAAGTTGAAGTGGGTAATTGACTGTCCAATTGGAGACAGTTGTTACGATATTGGGTCCGATTGTGTCTAATTGCTGGAAGTTGGTGATTTATTAAGACACTAGCACAGTTCCTAGTTTGTTCGAGTTGCTGTTCTGTTGCATTATTGGGAGCTG is drawn from Coffea arabica cultivar ET-39 chromosome 1c, Coffea Arabica ET-39 HiFi, whole genome shotgun sequence and contains these coding sequences:
- the LOC113725043 gene encoding ankyrin repeat-containing protein BDA1 yields the protein MERKLTEAAQSGDINILYELLRLDPTLLDKFDKPSFLDTPLHTAAAAGSTHFALEVLSLKPSLGIKLNPDGYTPLDLALQNRRFQTVKRLIQQDPELIRGKGRERYTPLHHVAEVGTADLLADFLVACPKSIQDLTIRGETAVHIAVRKTKLGALKVLLGWLQRTNNEQILNRKDDNGDTVLHVAASTNQLEVVRLLINKVKINEKNLEGLTCLDTFTGLATAGDEKIAKALRGAGAKTSSALPPVDTLGDVLSSKESLTRKAFRQMECDVGLDGLSSEMRNALLVVAVLIATATYQAVLSPPGGISSGGDTTLFFSNSSDISPISDFARKTKITESTGKVQMGEAYFYVFITLNTVAFAASLGIIFSLLPTSRYNLLLFIPLLALLMSYTLSITIIAPHSRSLQMHAFYPVMIGFGLTMFIMRCKFPEFLGQAPNRYRRDQMEGDEIRGAGAHVNQV